The sequence atgaacctGCAAagtagatgaaaaaaataaataaatgccaCGGTACATCCTGCAAGTAATGAAACTGAAGACTGAAAAAAGTAGGGCAAACCGGTGGTCCAAGTTCAGCATTCCGCAAAAATGGCtccatgaattgaaacatgtctactagcaAGCGCTGGATATAAGGCCAACCCTTCTGACTATTCCCGGTAAGCATCTTCGGCATAAAACTTCTATGACTAACCAACTCAAGCCAAGCATAGCTGATGGAAGCATGAACCAGCATTACATAATTGCaatagttgaaaattaaagggaagaacaaaaaaaatctgtGCAACCACAAACACGCATCTATACATATAGCCCACGATCATTATTGCAAATTAACTTTGTTAAGGCTGCCACAACCTATTGAATTATgaatagttttttatttactttttcttttttcttttgtttttggctCCAAAGAAGATTTTTGATGCAGAATAATATCaaagatttaaagaaaaatgctaGCTTTCACTCATTAGAATTGATACTTGTAAAgatctaattacaaaatttgatttcctATCCAACGGTTATTTTCTCAGCCAAAAATCAAGTGGGGCAAGGGAAAGATCAGACGCTACCTGAACGCTGGAATCTTAAGAGGGTGCAACGCATGAAATGCATTAGCGAAAGCTGTCAATATCTGCAACATGGTAACCATACAATCTAGATTATTCatgaagaaaagagatgaGCAATTATTAGAGCCAAATGATTCACACCTGAAAGTTGGCACCATCAACAATAGGTTCTAGAGATCCAAGGTCAGGAAGCCAGTTAATAAACAATCTAAAATATGGTCTTGGATTAAATGATGCTTTCTTCTCCTCGGCATCTCTCTGAATGAATCTTACGGTCACCGCCAGAATCTGAAGCATGCAGCATAGAATTACTAAGTTATGAACAAGCatgcaaaatataaataaagcacaaagcatttcttaagCTCATTACCCTTGATAAAAGAGCAGTTTTGCCAGATccctgaaaataaaataatgaaacacGTCAGATGAAAATTAGCATCATGGAAGAAGTggagggggaaaaaaaacaagaaaaagaaaacaagaaaaaaaaaagagaaaaaagaatcaaagaaaggAGCAATGAAAGAGCCAAAGAAGCAGATGGGGCAACATTTTATCAAGACATTATTAAGCTCACCTTCAAGATCGAAAATACAAGCTTGGCATAAATATCAATTGCAAGGAAAGATAGATTCTGTGTTTGTTGTGGAGATTGTAATGCACCCGAGTTAATTACTTCTGATGATAAGCAATGTGCCACAGAAATTTCCTACATTAACCAGCATGCAGTGAGTTGGcaaaaaacaatttatgatTCAATGAGGAACAGACATTTCTTCCAAAATAAGAATTCAAGCATACCGTGAGCAGACGGAAAAACCGGTCAGCCACATCATCCCCTTTCAGAAGTCCATTCTGATGTAATTGTAGTATGAAATGGTTAAATGCAGCTTCATTACCACCAGGAAGCTCACATATTCGATACCATTCAGCAAATAATATTGACACCTACAGATACAATGAAATTCCAAAATCAATAGGAGCACGACATTCTCATCTGAAAAGAAGTCTCTTATCTTTaattatagattaaaaaaaaaagatgtctctcatcttaaaaaaaaatgtacacaGTTCAGAACTTAAAACATCCTCAGTTGCTTCATACTTCAACCTCTAGCATACCAAATGAATTAGCAGTATCTACATCTGGCAGTATGATTACAACCCatgtaaaattacaaaaaatattcAGATAAAATACACCCAGAGAATAATGAAATTTGGCCAA is a genomic window of Cucurbita pepo subsp. pepo cultivar mu-cu-16 unplaced genomic scaffold, ASM280686v2 Cp4.1_scaffold002564, whole genome shotgun sequence containing:
- the LOC111786720 gene encoding CCR4-NOT transcription complex subunit 1-like, which gives rise to VSILFAEWYRICELPGGNEAAFNHFILQLHQNGLLKGDDVADRFFRLLTEISVAHCLSSEVINSGALQSPQQTQNLSFLAIDIYAKLVFSILKGSGKTALLSRILAVTVRFIQRDAEEKKASFNPRPYFRLFINWLPDLGSLEPIVDGANFQILTAFANAFHALHPLKIPAFSYAWLELVSHRSFMPKMLTGNSQKGWPYIQRLLVDMFQFMEPFLRNAELGPPVHFLYKGTLRVLLVLLHDFPEFLCDYHFTFCDMIPPSCIQMRNIILSAFPRNMRLPDPSTPNLKIDLLAEINQSPRILSEVDGALKSKQMKADVDEYLK